In Puntigrus tetrazona isolate hp1 chromosome 22, ASM1883169v1, whole genome shotgun sequence, one genomic interval encodes:
- the LOC122327394 gene encoding uncharacterized protein LOC122327394 isoform X3, protein MSNRLWFCLCLWRLIGVFGGEIKFVKIGESVTLNSDFTEMMDDDKIQWRFKNTLIAEINATADIMTVYDDVLDGRFRDRLKMNDQTGSLTITNITMKHAGDYELEINNMSKNFFLRVYDEIPLKEGESVTLNTHLTQIMDDDRIQWRDRLKMDDQTGSLTIMNTTMKHVGHYILQFNNMHMFFFLTVYDDISVKEGDSVTLNSDLTQIMDDDEIQWWFGNEITLIAGISKQANITTVYDDVLDGRFRDRLKLDNQTGSLTITDITMKHKGRYLLLIFGSTESLKAFRVSVSNSDSEHCCGFTEAVIRLVLSALVGVATVLLLVYDIRSRRAKRDQTHVHTTRNIEM, encoded by the exons gtgtgtttggtggAGAAATAAAGTTTGTGAAAATTGGAGAATCAGTGACTCTCAACTCTGATTTTACTGAAATGATGGATGATGATAAGATTCAGTGGaggtttaaaaatactttaatcgCTGAAATCAATGCAACAGCTGACATCATGACTGTGtatgatgatgttcttgacgggagattcagagacagactgaagatgaacgatcaaactggatctctgaccatcactaACATCACAATGAAACATGCTGGAGATTATGAACTAGAGATCAACAATATGAGCAAGAATTTCTTTCTCCGTGTCTATG ATGAAATCCCACTGAAGGAGGGAGAATCAGTCACTCTAAACACTCATCTTACTCAAATAATGGATGATGATCGGATTCAGTGGAG agacagactgaagatggacgatcaaactggatctctgaccatcatgaacaccaCAATGAAACATGTTGGACATTATATTCTACAGTTCAACAACATGCACATGTTTTTCTTCCTCACTGTCTATG ATGATATATCAGTGaaggagggagattcagtcactctcaACTCTGATCTTACTCAAATaatggatgatgatgagatTCAGTGGTGGTTTGGAAATGAAATCACTTTAATAGCTGGAATCAGTAAACAGGCCAACATCACGACTGTatatgatgatgttcttgacgggagattcagagacagactgaagctggacaatcaaactggatctctgaccatcacagACATCACAATGAAACATAAAGGACGTTATCTTTTACTGATATTTGGATCAACAGAGTCATTAAAAGCTTTCAGAGTTTCTGTCTCTA ACTCAGACTCTGAACACTGCTGTGGTTTTACTGAAGCTGTGATCCGATTGGTCCTCTCTGCTCTGGTGGGCGTGGCTACTGTCCTTCTTCTGGTTTATGACATCAGATCCAGAAGAGCTAAACGAGATCAAACACACGTTCACACAACAA gaaatattgaaatgtaa
- the LOC122327394 gene encoding uncharacterized protein LOC122327394 isoform X1 — protein sequence MSNRLWFCLCLWRLIGVFGGEIKFVKIGESVTLNSDFTEMMDDDKIQWRFKNTLIAEINATADIMTVYDDVLDGRFRDRLKMNDQTGSLTITNITMKHAGDYELEINNMSKNFFLRVYDEIPLKEGESVTLNTHLTQIMDDDRIQWRFGFYSVLAYIYRQSSRTMTLYDDVLDGRFRDRLKMDDQTGSLTIMNTTMKHVGHYILQFNNMHMFFFLTVYDDISVKEGDSVTLNSDLTQIMDDDEIQWWFGNEITLIAGISKQANITTVYDDVLDGRFRDRLKLDNQTGSLTITDITMKHKGRYLLLIFGSTESLKAFRVSVSNSDSEHCCGFTEAVIRLVLSALVGVATVLLLVYDIRSRRAKRDQTHVHTTRNIEM from the exons gtgtgtttggtggAGAAATAAAGTTTGTGAAAATTGGAGAATCAGTGACTCTCAACTCTGATTTTACTGAAATGATGGATGATGATAAGATTCAGTGGaggtttaaaaatactttaatcgCTGAAATCAATGCAACAGCTGACATCATGACTGTGtatgatgatgttcttgacgggagattcagagacagactgaagatgaacgatcaaactggatctctgaccatcactaACATCACAATGAAACATGCTGGAGATTATGAACTAGAGATCAACAATATGAGCAAGAATTTCTTTCTCCGTGTCTATG ATGAAATCCCACTGAAGGAGGGAGAATCAGTCACTCTAAACACTCATCTTACTCAAATAATGGATGATGATCGGATTCAGTGGAGGTTTGGATTTTACTCTGTACTAGCTTACATTTATAGACAGAGCTCTAGAACCATGACTTTatatgatgatgttcttgacgggagattcagagacagactgaagatggacgatcaaactggatctctgaccatcatgaacaccaCAATGAAACATGTTGGACATTATATTCTACAGTTCAACAACATGCACATGTTTTTCTTCCTCACTGTCTATG ATGATATATCAGTGaaggagggagattcagtcactctcaACTCTGATCTTACTCAAATaatggatgatgatgagatTCAGTGGTGGTTTGGAAATGAAATCACTTTAATAGCTGGAATCAGTAAACAGGCCAACATCACGACTGTatatgatgatgttcttgacgggagattcagagacagactgaagctggacaatcaaactggatctctgaccatcacagACATCACAATGAAACATAAAGGACGTTATCTTTTACTGATATTTGGATCAACAGAGTCATTAAAAGCTTTCAGAGTTTCTGTCTCTA ACTCAGACTCTGAACACTGCTGTGGTTTTACTGAAGCTGTGATCCGATTGGTCCTCTCTGCTCTGGTGGGCGTGGCTACTGTCCTTCTTCTGGTTTATGACATCAGATCCAGAAGAGCTAAACGAGATCAAACACACGTTCACACAACAA gaaatattgaaatgtaa
- the LOC122327394 gene encoding uncharacterized protein LOC122327394 isoform X2: protein MSNRLWFCLCLWRLIGVFGGEIKFVKIGESVTLNSDFTEMMDDDKIQWRFKNTLIAEINATADIMTVYDDVLDGRFRDRLKMNDQTGSLTITNITMKHAGDYELEINNMSKNFFLRVYDEIPLKEGESVTLNTHLTQIMDDDRIQWRFGFYSVLAYIYRQSSRTMTLYDDVLDGRFRDRLKMDDQTGSLTIMNTTMKHVGHYILQFNNMHMFFFLTVYDDISVKEGDSVTLNSDLTQIMDDDEIQWWFGNEITLIAGISKQANITTVYDDVLDGRFRDRLKLDNQTGSLTITDITMKHKGRYLLLIFGSTESLKAFRVSVSNSEHCCGFTEAVIRLVLSALVGVATVLLLVYDIRSRRAKRDQTHVHTTRNIEM, encoded by the exons gtgtgtttggtggAGAAATAAAGTTTGTGAAAATTGGAGAATCAGTGACTCTCAACTCTGATTTTACTGAAATGATGGATGATGATAAGATTCAGTGGaggtttaaaaatactttaatcgCTGAAATCAATGCAACAGCTGACATCATGACTGTGtatgatgatgttcttgacgggagattcagagacagactgaagatgaacgatcaaactggatctctgaccatcactaACATCACAATGAAACATGCTGGAGATTATGAACTAGAGATCAACAATATGAGCAAGAATTTCTTTCTCCGTGTCTATG ATGAAATCCCACTGAAGGAGGGAGAATCAGTCACTCTAAACACTCATCTTACTCAAATAATGGATGATGATCGGATTCAGTGGAGGTTTGGATTTTACTCTGTACTAGCTTACATTTATAGACAGAGCTCTAGAACCATGACTTTatatgatgatgttcttgacgggagattcagagacagactgaagatggacgatcaaactggatctctgaccatcatgaacaccaCAATGAAACATGTTGGACATTATATTCTACAGTTCAACAACATGCACATGTTTTTCTTCCTCACTGTCTATG ATGATATATCAGTGaaggagggagattcagtcactctcaACTCTGATCTTACTCAAATaatggatgatgatgagatTCAGTGGTGGTTTGGAAATGAAATCACTTTAATAGCTGGAATCAGTAAACAGGCCAACATCACGACTGTatatgatgatgttcttgacgggagattcagagacagactgaagctggacaatcaaactggatctctgaccatcacagACATCACAATGAAACATAAAGGACGTTATCTTTTACTGATATTTGGATCAACAGAGTCATTAAAAGCTTTCAGAGTTTCTGTCTCTA ACTCTGAACACTGCTGTGGTTTTACTGAAGCTGTGATCCGATTGGTCCTCTCTGCTCTGGTGGGCGTGGCTACTGTCCTTCTTCTGGTTTATGACATCAGATCCAGAAGAGCTAAACGAGATCAAACACACGTTCACACAACAA gaaatattgaaatgtaa